A genomic segment from Nocardiopsis sp. Huas11 encodes:
- a CDS encoding shikimate dehydrogenase: MAPARAAVLGSPVAHSLSPVLHTAAYAAMGLDDWSYGLVECDEKWLASFLDGLGPEWRGLSLTMPLKRRALDLADEVTGLAEQVGGANTLVPRGRGWAAYNTDVTGIATALTEAGVGAPRDVVVLGAGATAASTLAALCELGVSAPVTVLARDTGRAGEVADAARRLGHPLEVAPLADLGAHLDVDLVVSSLPSGAADRYTEHLAASRADLFDVVYAPWPTRAATAVAARGGRVVGGFPMLLHQAVAQVRLMTGADDVPVAAMRAAGEAELERRAAAA, from the coding sequence ATGGCTCCAGCACGCGCGGCGGTCCTGGGCTCACCGGTGGCGCACTCGCTCTCGCCGGTGCTGCACACCGCGGCCTACGCCGCGATGGGGCTGGACGACTGGTCCTACGGCCTGGTCGAGTGCGACGAGAAGTGGCTGGCGTCCTTCCTGGACGGGCTCGGCCCCGAATGGCGCGGCCTGTCCCTGACCATGCCGCTCAAGCGGCGGGCGCTGGACCTGGCCGACGAGGTCACCGGGCTGGCCGAGCAGGTCGGCGGCGCCAACACCCTGGTCCCGCGGGGCCGCGGCTGGGCCGCGTACAACACCGACGTCACCGGCATCGCCACGGCTCTGACCGAGGCCGGCGTCGGCGCGCCCCGCGACGTGGTGGTCCTGGGGGCCGGCGCGACCGCCGCCTCCACGCTGGCCGCCCTGTGCGAGCTGGGGGTGAGCGCCCCCGTGACCGTCCTGGCCAGGGACACCGGCCGGGCGGGCGAGGTCGCCGACGCCGCGCGCCGGCTCGGCCACCCGCTGGAGGTCGCCCCTCTGGCCGACCTGGGCGCCCACCTCGACGTGGACCTGGTGGTCTCGTCGCTGCCCTCGGGCGCGGCCGACCGCTACACCGAGCACCTGGCCGCCTCCCGCGCCGACCTGTTCGACGTGGTGTACGCGCCGTGGCCCACCCGGGCGGCGACCGCCGTCGCCGCCCGGGGCGGCCGCGTGGTGGGGGGCTTCCCGATGCTGCTGCACCAGGCGGTCGCCCAGGTGCGCCTGATGACCGGTGCCGACGACGTCCCCGTGGCCGCGATGCGCGCCGCGGGGGAGGCCGAGCTGGAGCGTCGCGCGGCCGCCGCCTGA
- the infC gene encoding translation initiation factor IF-3: MSAEPRINDRIRVPEVRLVGPNGEQVGIVSVQDALRLAQESDLDLVEVAPTARPPVAKLMDYGKFKYESAVKARESRKNQSNTIIKEIKLRPKIDPHDYETKKGHVVRFLKSGDKVKVTIMFRGREQSRPELGRRLLARLAEDVQDLGTVESQPKQDGRNMVMVIGPHKRRSEHKAEARAAAGDKTRREQREEA; this comes from the coding sequence ATCAGCGCCGAGCCCCGCATCAATGACCGCATCCGGGTGCCCGAGGTCCGTCTCGTCGGACCCAACGGTGAGCAGGTCGGAATCGTCTCCGTGCAGGACGCCCTGCGTCTGGCCCAGGAGTCCGACCTCGACCTCGTCGAGGTCGCCCCGACCGCGCGCCCGCCGGTCGCCAAGCTGATGGACTACGGCAAGTTCAAGTACGAGTCCGCGGTCAAGGCCCGTGAGTCGCGCAAGAACCAGTCGAACACGATCATCAAGGAGATCAAGCTCCGCCCGAAGATCGATCCGCACGACTATGAGACCAAGAAGGGTCACGTCGTCCGGTTCCTCAAGAGCGGGGACAAGGTCAAGGTGACGATCATGTTCCGCGGTCGCGAGCAGTCCCGCCCCGAGCTGGGTCGCCGACTGCTGGCGCGACTGGCCGAGGACGTCCAGGACCTCGGCACCGTCGAGTCCCAGCCCAAGCAGGACGGCCGCAACATGGTCATGGTGATCGGCCCGCACAAGCGGCGGTCCGAGCACAAGGCCGAGGCCCGTGCCGCGGCAGGCGACAAGACCCGCCGCGAGCAGCGCGAAGAGGCGTAG
- the pheT gene encoding phenylalanine--tRNA ligase subunit beta, with amino-acid sequence MRVPLTWLREYVDLPADVTARDLAAKLTLAGLEVETVDELGTDLTGPLVFGRVLEIEELEGFKKPIRHCKVDVGQANGTGEPQEIVCGARNFSEGDLVVVVLPGGVLPGGFNIGARKTYGRMSAGMICSATELGLWEDHAGIVVLPDGFGTVGDDAIGPLGLREDVLDIAVTPDRGYALSMRGVARDTAALYGVAFHDPAEIAVAAPTGEGHPATVDPAVCDRYVLRGVTGFDPDAPSPLWMKRRLAQSGVRPISLAVDVTNYVMLELGQPLHAWDRDQLKGGLRVRRADRGEKLETLDHVQRVLDTDDIVIADETGPVNIAGVMGGLTTEISLTSTSVLVEAAHFESMHIARASRRHQLSSESSRRFERGIDSAVQAVAATRAVHLLSELGGARVEDAYTHVDESAAREPITLRASHPGDVAGVDYPEGTARTWLERIGCAVEERGQELAVTPPTWRPDLTDPNDLAEEVIRFEGYENIPSIPPRAPAGRGLTPSQRLRRTLGRVLADAGYHEVLSYPFMGEFDLDGLQLEDDDARRANLRLANPLNEQEPLLRTTLLPGLFKALARNVGRGFADVALFEMGLVYRPKPGATRAPLLPVDRGPSAEELRQIDAAVPDQPRRVGAVLAGNAEHAGWWGPGRPATWADAVQAAREIARTAGVELEVEADRHAPWHPGRCAALYVRVDGERLLVGHAGELHPRTVKAFGLPERTCAMEVELDRVERARGGNTAPTVSTYPVATQDVALVVDESVPVGAVGDALAEGAGALLESVRLFDVYTGEQVGEGRKSAAFTLRFRAEDRTLTAEEAGAARDAAVALAAERTGASLRG; translated from the coding sequence ATGCGCGTCCCCCTGACCTGGCTGCGGGAGTACGTCGACTTGCCGGCCGACGTGACCGCACGCGACCTGGCCGCCAAGCTGACCTTGGCCGGTTTGGAGGTCGAGACCGTCGACGAGCTCGGCACCGACCTCACCGGCCCCCTCGTCTTCGGCCGTGTGCTGGAGATCGAGGAGCTCGAAGGCTTCAAGAAGCCCATCCGCCACTGCAAGGTGGATGTCGGACAGGCCAACGGCACCGGTGAGCCCCAGGAGATCGTCTGCGGCGCCCGCAACTTCTCCGAGGGCGACCTGGTCGTCGTCGTCCTGCCCGGCGGCGTGCTCCCGGGCGGTTTCAACATCGGCGCCCGCAAGACCTACGGCCGGATGTCGGCGGGCATGATCTGCTCCGCCACCGAACTGGGCCTGTGGGAGGACCACGCGGGCATCGTGGTCCTGCCCGATGGCTTCGGTACGGTCGGCGACGACGCCATCGGACCGCTGGGCCTGCGCGAGGACGTGCTGGACATCGCCGTCACGCCCGACCGCGGGTACGCGCTGTCGATGCGCGGCGTGGCCCGCGACACCGCCGCCCTGTACGGGGTGGCCTTCCACGACCCCGCCGAGATCGCGGTCGCCGCGCCCACCGGCGAGGGCCACCCCGCCACCGTCGACCCGGCCGTGTGCGACCGCTACGTCCTGCGCGGCGTCACCGGGTTCGACCCCGACGCGCCCTCGCCGCTGTGGATGAAGCGCCGCCTGGCCCAGAGCGGGGTGCGCCCCATCTCCCTGGCCGTCGACGTCACCAACTACGTGATGCTCGAACTCGGCCAGCCGCTGCACGCCTGGGACCGCGACCAGCTCAAGGGCGGCCTGCGGGTGCGCCGCGCCGACCGGGGCGAGAAGCTGGAGACGCTGGACCACGTCCAGCGCGTCCTGGACACCGACGACATCGTCATCGCCGACGAGACCGGACCGGTCAACATCGCCGGCGTCATGGGCGGACTGACCACGGAGATCTCCCTGACCAGCACCTCGGTGCTGGTCGAGGCCGCGCACTTCGAGTCCATGCACATCGCTCGCGCCTCGCGCCGCCACCAGCTGTCCTCGGAGTCCTCCCGGCGCTTCGAGCGCGGCATCGACTCCGCCGTGCAGGCGGTCGCCGCCACCCGCGCCGTCCACCTGCTCTCCGAGCTGGGCGGGGCGCGTGTGGAGGACGCCTACACCCACGTCGACGAGTCCGCCGCGCGCGAGCCCATCACCCTGCGCGCCTCCCACCCGGGCGACGTGGCGGGCGTGGACTACCCCGAGGGCACCGCGCGCACGTGGCTGGAGCGGATCGGCTGCGCCGTCGAGGAGCGGGGGCAGGAGCTGGCGGTCACTCCGCCCACCTGGCGGCCCGACCTCACCGACCCCAACGACCTCGCCGAGGAGGTCATCCGGTTCGAGGGCTACGAGAACATCCCCTCGATCCCGCCCAGGGCGCCCGCCGGGCGCGGCCTGACGCCGAGCCAGCGGCTGCGCCGCACGCTCGGCCGCGTCCTGGCCGACGCCGGGTACCACGAGGTGCTCAGCTACCCCTTCATGGGGGAGTTCGACCTCGACGGGCTCCAGCTGGAGGACGACGACGCGCGCCGCGCGAACCTGCGCCTGGCCAACCCGCTCAACGAGCAGGAGCCGCTGCTGCGCACCACGCTGCTGCCTGGCCTGTTCAAGGCCCTGGCCCGCAACGTGGGCCGCGGGTTCGCCGACGTGGCCCTGTTCGAGATGGGACTGGTCTACCGGCCCAAGCCGGGCGCGACCCGCGCCCCGCTGCTGCCCGTGGACCGCGGGCCCAGCGCCGAGGAGCTCCGCCAGATCGACGCCGCCGTGCCCGACCAGCCGCGCCGCGTGGGCGCCGTGCTGGCCGGGAACGCCGAGCACGCGGGCTGGTGGGGTCCGGGCCGGCCGGCCACCTGGGCCGACGCCGTCCAGGCCGCCCGTGAGATCGCCCGGACCGCCGGGGTCGAGCTGGAGGTCGAGGCCGACCGGCACGCGCCATGGCACCCGGGCCGGTGCGCCGCGCTGTACGTGCGCGTGGACGGCGAACGCCTGCTCGTCGGGCACGCGGGCGAGCTGCACCCGCGTACCGTCAAGGCGTTCGGGCTGCCCGAGCGGACCTGCGCGATGGAGGTCGAGCTCGACCGCGTCGAGCGCGCCCGGGGCGGCAACACCGCTCCCACGGTGTCCACCTACCCGGTGGCCACCCAGGACGTGGCCCTGGTCGTGGACGAGTCGGTGCCGGTCGGCGCGGTCGGCGACGCGCTGGCCGAGGGCGCGGGCGCACTGCTGGAGAGCGTGCGCCTGTTCGACGTCTACACCGGGGAGCAGGTCGGAGAGGGCCGCAAATCGGCCGCCTTCACCCTGCGGTTCCGGGCCGAGGACCGGACGCTGACCGCGGAGGAGGCGGGCGCGGCGCGCGATGCGGCCGTCGCGCTGGCGGCCGAGCGCACCGGGGCGTCCCTGCGCGGCTGA
- the rplT gene encoding 50S ribosomal protein L20 encodes MARVKRALNAKKKRKVVLDRASGYRGQRSRLYRKAKEQMLHSMTYSYRDRKDRKGQFRRLWIQRINAASRANGLTYNRLMQGLKLAGIEVDRRMLAELAVNDEAAFAALVEQAKKALPATPAAA; translated from the coding sequence GTGGCACGCGTGAAGCGGGCTCTCAACGCCAAGAAGAAGCGCAAGGTCGTTCTCGACCGGGCGAGCGGTTACCGCGGGCAGCGCTCGCGTCTGTACCGCAAGGCCAAGGAGCAGATGCTCCACTCGATGACCTACTCCTACCGGGACCGCAAGGACCGCAAGGGGCAGTTCCGTCGTCTGTGGATCCAGCGCATCAACGCCGCCTCCCGCGCCAACGGCCTGACCTACAACCGCCTCATGCAGGGCCTGAAGCTGGCCGGCATCGAGGTCGACCGCCGCATGCTGGCCGAGCTGGCCGTCAACGACGAGGCCGCCTTCGCGGCCCTGGTCGAGCAGGCCAAGAAGGCCCTTCCGGCCACCCCGGCCGCCGCCTAG
- the rpmI gene encoding 50S ribosomal protein L35 produces the protein MPKNKSHSGAKDRFKVTGSGKIMRRRANKNHILEHKTSKRKRKLGTEAELAPADTKNIKKLLGR, from the coding sequence ATGCCGAAGAACAAGTCCCACAGTGGAGCCAAGGACCGTTTCAAGGTCACCGGTTCCGGCAAGATCATGCGCCGCCGTGCCAACAAGAACCACATCCTTGAGCACAAGACCTCCAAGCGCAAGCGCAAGCTGGGCACCGAGGCCGAACTGGCTCCCGCGGACACCAAGAACATCAAGAAGCTCCTGGGTAGGTAG
- a CDS encoding ATP-binding protein gives MWDVEGASGHLGDGPLHADDLPDGVLVADARGRVVLFNAVAAHLTGVPTEAALGRDFRTALPLVGLDGHDWWEATDPYGGARDRVRQSERSLFLPDEREILVATRYVRARPEGELVRLVVTLRDAAARAERSRADLVSEVAHELRSPLTSVKGFTSTLLAKWERLTDKQKLFMLETVNADADRVTRLIHDLLDVSRIESGRLEVRRQVVDLAEAVRRVVAGRVAAGEPEERFRVETRGELPQLWLDADKIEQILLNLVENGVRHGAGTVSIVIEPCEGGAAVSVRDEGQGIAPETIPRVFRQFWRSKRRSGTGLGLFIVKGLVEAHGGTITVGRAPSGGAEFRFTMPAGTPEFV, from the coding sequence CTGTGGGACGTCGAGGGCGCCTCGGGCCACCTCGGAGACGGTCCCCTGCACGCCGACGACCTCCCGGACGGCGTCCTGGTCGCCGACGCGCGCGGCCGTGTCGTGCTGTTCAACGCGGTGGCCGCCCACCTGACCGGTGTCCCCACCGAGGCCGCGCTCGGCCGCGACTTCCGTACCGCCCTGCCCCTGGTCGGCCTCGACGGCCACGACTGGTGGGAGGCGACCGACCCCTACGGCGGGGCCCGTGACCGCGTCCGCCAGTCCGAGCGTTCGCTCTTCCTGCCCGACGAACGCGAGATCCTCGTGGCCACCCGCTATGTGCGGGCCCGGCCGGAGGGCGAACTCGTCCGGCTGGTCGTCACCCTGCGCGACGCCGCCGCCCGCGCCGAGCGCAGCCGCGCCGACCTCGTCTCGGAGGTCGCCCACGAACTGCGCTCCCCTCTGACCAGCGTCAAGGGCTTCACCTCCACCCTGCTCGCCAAGTGGGAACGGCTCACCGACAAGCAGAAGCTGTTCATGCTGGAGACGGTCAACGCCGACGCCGACCGCGTCACCCGCCTCATCCACGACCTCCTCGACGTGTCCCGGATCGAGTCGGGCCGCCTGGAGGTGCGCCGCCAGGTCGTCGACCTCGCCGAGGCCGTGCGCCGGGTCGTGGCGGGTCGGGTCGCCGCCGGAGAGCCCGAGGAACGCTTCCGGGTCGAGACCCGCGGTGAGCTCCCGCAACTGTGGCTGGACGCCGACAAGATCGAGCAGATCCTGCTCAACCTGGTGGAAAACGGCGTGCGGCACGGCGCTGGTACTGTCAGTATCGTGATCGAGCCGTGTGAAGGAGGAGCAGCGGTGTCGGTGCGCGACGAGGGCCAGGGCATTGCACCTGAGACCATTCCGCGCGTCTTCCGCCAGTTCTGGCGCAGCAAGCGCCGGAGCGGGACCGGCCTCGGCCTGTTCATCGTCAAGGGCCTCGTCGAGGCCCACGGCGGTACGATCACCGTCGGACGCGCCCCCAGCGGCGGCGCCGAGTTCCGATTTACCATGCCCGCCGGGACACCCGAGTTCGTCTGA
- a CDS encoding RNA methyltransferase: MASHEFTSIRSPRIKGVRRLAKRTFRQRERRFLAEGPQAVREALAAVDGGRDGRSPYGGAALGVVEVFATAEAAQRHLDLVDIAHAAGVPTHRVSLDVMSELAQTVTPQGLIAVCEFVDVPLEQVGDVRMAVVLSHVRDPGNAGTVLRTADAAGADVVIFTDASVDPYNGKCVRASAGSLFHLPVVVGVPVSAAVEFLRGRGARVWAADGGGPKDLHQVADGGDLDGPVGWVFGNEAWGLPEDVVRQTDGAVSVPIYGGAESLNLATAAAVCLYTTARQQRSA, translated from the coding sequence ATGGCGAGCCACGAGTTCACGAGTATCCGGTCACCCAGGATCAAGGGGGTTCGGCGGCTCGCCAAGCGCACCTTCCGCCAACGTGAGCGGCGCTTCCTCGCGGAGGGGCCGCAGGCGGTGCGGGAGGCTCTGGCCGCCGTCGACGGCGGCCGCGACGGGCGGTCCCCCTATGGCGGGGCCGCCCTCGGCGTCGTGGAGGTCTTCGCCACGGCGGAGGCGGCCCAGCGCCATCTGGACCTGGTGGACATCGCCCACGCCGCGGGCGTGCCCACCCACCGCGTCAGCCTCGACGTGATGTCCGAACTGGCCCAGACCGTCACCCCGCAGGGGCTCATCGCGGTCTGCGAGTTCGTCGACGTCCCCCTCGAACAGGTGGGGGACGTGCGCATGGCTGTCGTGCTCTCCCACGTACGCGACCCCGGCAACGCCGGGACCGTCCTGCGCACCGCCGACGCCGCCGGAGCCGACGTGGTGATCTTCACCGACGCCTCCGTCGACCCCTACAACGGCAAGTGCGTGCGCGCCTCCGCCGGCAGCCTGTTCCACCTGCCCGTCGTGGTCGGGGTACCGGTCAGCGCGGCCGTGGAGTTCCTGCGCGGCCGCGGAGCCAGGGTGTGGGCCGCGGACGGCGGCGGACCCAAGGACCTGCACCAGGTCGCCGACGGCGGCGACCTGGACGGCCCGGTGGGCTGGGTGTTCGGCAACGAGGCCTGGGGCCTGCCCGAGGACGTGGTCCGCCAGACCGACGGCGCGGTCAGCGTGCCCATCTACGGCGGGGCCGAAAGCCTGAATCTGGCCACGGCCGCCGCGGTGTGCCTGTACACCACCGCTCGGCAGCAGCGCAGCGCCTGA
- the pheS gene encoding phenylalanine--tRNA ligase subunit alpha — protein sequence MSAPNNSFDPVEVTPLHPDEVARMREEALAAIEAAADLAELKEVRLAHASDRSPLALANREIGALPPAAKADAGKRVGGARRDVGQALKARQAVLEAERDERVLVEERVDVTLPWDRSPRGARHPLTTVAERMADIFVGMGFEISEGPEIEAEWFNFDALNFLPDHPARTMQDTFFVESPEGGETGLVMRTHTSPVQVRSLLTRELPVYVVAPGKTFRTDELDATHSPVFHQLEGLVVDQGITLAHLRGAIDAFVEGMFGEGLRTRFRASYFPFTEPSAEVDMECFVCRGASVGDPDAPCRTCSSEGWIEIGGCGVVNPRVLTAAGVDPEVYSGWAFGLGIERTLMFAHGVRDMHDMVEGDIRFTSAFGSEN from the coding sequence ATGTCTGCACCGAACAATTCCTTCGATCCGGTCGAGGTGACCCCCCTCCACCCCGACGAGGTCGCCCGTATGCGCGAGGAGGCCCTGGCCGCCATCGAGGCCGCGGCCGACCTCGCCGAACTCAAGGAGGTCCGGCTCGCGCACGCCTCCGACCGCTCCCCGCTGGCCCTGGCCAACCGGGAGATCGGCGCCCTGCCGCCGGCCGCCAAGGCCGACGCGGGCAAGCGCGTGGGCGGGGCCCGCCGCGACGTCGGCCAGGCCCTCAAGGCCCGCCAGGCCGTCCTGGAGGCCGAGCGCGACGAGCGCGTCCTGGTGGAGGAGCGGGTCGACGTCACCCTGCCCTGGGACCGCTCGCCGCGCGGAGCGCGCCACCCGCTGACGACCGTGGCCGAGCGCATGGCCGACATCTTCGTCGGCATGGGCTTCGAGATCTCCGAGGGTCCGGAGATCGAGGCGGAGTGGTTCAACTTCGACGCCCTCAACTTCCTGCCCGACCACCCGGCGCGCACCATGCAGGACACGTTCTTCGTGGAGAGCCCCGAGGGCGGCGAGACCGGGCTGGTCATGCGCACGCACACCTCGCCGGTCCAGGTGCGCTCGCTGCTCACCCGCGAGCTGCCCGTCTACGTGGTCGCGCCCGGCAAGACGTTCCGCACCGACGAGCTCGACGCCACCCACAGCCCCGTCTTCCACCAGCTCGAAGGGCTGGTCGTGGACCAGGGCATCACGCTCGCGCACCTGCGCGGGGCCATCGACGCCTTCGTCGAGGGCATGTTCGGCGAGGGCCTGCGGACCCGCTTCCGCGCGTCCTACTTCCCCTTCACCGAACCGTCCGCCGAGGTGGACATGGAGTGCTTCGTGTGCCGCGGCGCGTCCGTGGGCGACCCCGACGCACCGTGCCGCACCTGCTCCAGCGAGGGCTGGATCGAGATCGGCGGCTGCGGCGTGGTCAACCCGCGCGTGCTCACCGCCGCCGGAGTGGACCCCGAGGTCTACAGCGGCTGGGCCTTCGGCCTGGGAATCGAACGGACACTGATGTTCGCGCACGGGGTGCGCGACATGCACGACATGGTCGAGGGCGATATCCGCTTCACCTCGGCGTTCGGGAGTGAGAACTGA
- a CDS encoding aspartate aminotransferase family protein, whose protein sequence is MNAVARGPEFVVARGEGVWLWDESGDRYLDGTASLWYCNVGHGRREIADAVYRQMTTLEAYTVYGDFTNAPARDLCERLASHAPVVDPRVILTCGGGESIDTAAKLARRYWAVMGQPERTHLLSRTGGYHGLNGFGTSIIGMERFRTGYGRLIEDTSVVPHDSAAALEAEILRVGPEKVAAFFAEPVIGAGGVFLPEDGYFTEVARICEKYGVLFIVDSVICGFARMGNWFGIERFGVSPDMIVFAKGVSSGYLPLGGVVVSGRVADPFWNEAGNPFMHGTTYAGHPAGCAAAMANLDILEREDLFTVSLEVERHLDAALRTLSDHPLVAEVRSGMGVMGAVELTEEALGELGITTAEVFAEARARGVILRPVPRALLVSPPLIITWEQIDHLVSTLAGALDAVAARHGAAAARY, encoded by the coding sequence ATGAACGCCGTGGCCCGCGGCCCTGAGTTCGTCGTCGCCAGGGGCGAGGGCGTATGGCTGTGGGACGAGTCCGGCGACCGCTACCTCGACGGCACGGCCAGTCTTTGGTACTGCAACGTCGGGCACGGACGCCGGGAGATCGCGGACGCCGTCTACCGCCAGATGACCACCCTGGAGGCCTACACGGTCTACGGGGACTTCACCAACGCCCCGGCCCGGGACCTGTGCGAGCGGCTGGCCTCGCACGCCCCGGTCGTCGACCCCCGGGTGATCCTCACCTGCGGGGGAGGGGAGTCCATCGACACCGCGGCCAAGCTGGCGCGGCGGTACTGGGCCGTGATGGGACAGCCCGAGCGCACCCATCTGCTCAGCCGGACCGGCGGATACCACGGTCTCAACGGCTTCGGTACGAGCATCATCGGCATGGAGCGGTTCCGGACCGGCTACGGCCGGCTCATCGAGGACACCTCCGTCGTCCCGCACGACTCCGCGGCCGCGCTGGAGGCCGAGATCCTCAGGGTCGGGCCGGAGAAGGTCGCCGCGTTCTTCGCCGAACCGGTGATCGGCGCCGGCGGCGTCTTCCTGCCGGAGGACGGCTACTTCACCGAGGTCGCCCGGATCTGTGAGAAGTACGGCGTGCTGTTCATCGTGGACAGCGTGATCTGCGGCTTCGCGCGGATGGGCAACTGGTTCGGCATCGAGCGCTTCGGTGTCAGCCCGGACATGATCGTCTTCGCCAAGGGCGTCTCCAGCGGGTACCTGCCGCTGGGCGGCGTCGTGGTCAGCGGCAGGGTGGCCGACCCGTTCTGGAACGAGGCCGGCAACCCGTTCATGCACGGGACGACCTACGCCGGGCACCCGGCGGGCTGCGCGGCGGCGATGGCGAACCTGGACATTCTGGAGCGCGAGGACCTGTTCACGGTGTCGCTGGAGGTCGAACGGCACCTGGACGCGGCCCTGCGTACGCTCTCCGACCACCCGCTGGTGGCGGAGGTGCGCTCCGGAATGGGCGTCATGGGAGCCGTGGAGCTGACCGAGGAGGCGCTGGGGGAGCTGGGGATCACCACGGCGGAGGTGTTCGCCGAGGCGCGTGCCCGCGGTGTGATCCTGCGTCCCGTGCCCCGGGCGCTGCTGGTGTCACCGCCGCTGATCATCACCTGGGAGCAGATCGACCACCTGGTCTCCACGCTCGCGGGGGCACTGGACGCCGTCGCCGCCCGCCACGGAGCGGCGGCCGCCCGGTACTGA